The following are encoded in a window of Actinomycetota bacterium genomic DNA:
- a CDS encoding ABC transporter permease has protein sequence MRVSRELAPWLRMWAVARRHAYVLLRSPHRLFDVTVWPIVDTVLFGSLGVFFVRQGGPDSAAQAGVAYLLSGIVLWHVVYQAQIAVSTGFMEETWSRNLLSLMVTPLRELELVAGIALFGLAKLVMGVGVVAMGAWALYAFDVTALGLAVLPVVAILMVGGWAIALFVVGLILRFGNGAEALAWGIMFVVMPLGGVFYPVEALPAFVQPISELLPTTHAFAAGRELIDGGPVPWGELSLAAVGTLAATAAALAFVAWMLRLFRRRGYVTRYS, from the coding sequence ATGAGGGTGTCCAGGGAGCTGGCGCCGTGGCTGCGCATGTGGGCGGTGGCCCGCCGGCACGCCTACGTGCTGCTCCGCAGCCCGCACCGGCTGTTCGACGTGACCGTCTGGCCGATCGTGGACACGGTGCTGTTCGGGTCCCTCGGGGTGTTCTTCGTCCGCCAGGGTGGGCCGGACTCGGCCGCCCAGGCCGGGGTGGCCTACCTGCTGTCCGGGATCGTCCTCTGGCACGTCGTCTACCAGGCTCAGATCGCCGTCTCGACCGGCTTCATGGAGGAGACCTGGTCGCGCAACCTGCTCAGCCTGATGGTGACGCCGCTCCGGGAGCTGGAGCTGGTCGCCGGGATCGCCCTGTTCGGGCTGGCCAAGCTGGTGATGGGCGTCGGCGTGGTGGCCATGGGGGCGTGGGCCCTCTACGCCTTCGACGTCACCGCCCTCGGGCTCGCCGTGCTGCCGGTGGTCGCCATCCTGATGGTGGGCGGGTGGGCGATCGCCCTGTTCGTGGTCGGCCTCATCCTGCGCTTCGGCAACGGGGCGGAGGCGCTGGCCTGGGGCATCATGTTCGTGGTGATGCCGCTGGGCGGCGTCTTCTACCCGGTCGAGGCCCTCCCGGCGTTCGTGCAGCCGATCTCGGAGCTGCTGCCGACCACCCATGCCTTCGCCGCCGGCCGCGAGCTGATCGACGGCGGCCCGGTCCCGTGGGGCGAGCTCTCCCTGGCCGCCGTCGGCACCCTGGCCGCCACCGCCGCCGCCCTCGCCTTCGTCGCCTGGATGCTGCGCCTGTTCCGCCGCCGCGGGTACGTGACCCGCTACAGCTAG
- a CDS encoding ABC transporter ATP-binding protein: MSDVLRARGLVKTYRRGRAVDGVDLTVRRGERVALLGPNGAGKTTTLLMCLGVVEPDGGTVEIVGHRLPKGRSAAMAHVGFAAGYLPLPERLRVGEYLRMYGQLYGLADPDEQAARGLERFGIPQLARAMGTELSSGQKTLIGIVKSTMHDPELLVLDEPTASLDPDVALRVRTGLATLCEERGTSLLVTSHNMVEVERIAERVVFLSAGRVVADGPPFEVAARFGRDDLEEVFLHLASQRQASEHTGGLRP, encoded by the coding sequence ATGAGCGACGTCCTCCGCGCCCGCGGACTTGTCAAGACGTACCGCCGCGGCCGGGCCGTGGACGGCGTCGACCTGACCGTGCGCCGAGGCGAACGGGTCGCCCTGCTGGGACCCAACGGGGCCGGCAAGACCACCACCCTGCTGATGTGCCTCGGCGTGGTCGAGCCCGACGGCGGCACCGTCGAGATCGTCGGCCACCGCCTGCCCAAGGGCCGCAGCGCGGCCATGGCCCACGTCGGCTTCGCGGCCGGCTACCTGCCCCTGCCCGAGCGCCTGCGGGTCGGGGAGTACCTGCGCATGTACGGCCAGCTCTACGGCCTGGCCGACCCCGACGAGCAGGCCGCCCGGGGCCTTGAGCGCTTCGGCATCCCGCAGCTGGCCAGGGCCATGGGCACCGAGCTGTCGTCCGGCCAGAAGACCCTGATCGGCATCGTCAAGTCCACCATGCACGACCCCGAGCTGCTGGTCCTGGACGAGCCGACGGCCAGCCTCGACCCCGACGTGGCCCTGCGGGTCCGCACCGGCCTGGCCACCCTGTGCGAGGAGCGGGGCACGTCCCTGCTGGTCACCAGCCACAACATGGTCGAGGTGGAGCGGATCGCCGAGCGGGTCGTGTTCCTGTCCGCCGGCCGGGTGGTCGCCGACGGCCCGCCGTTCGAGGTCGCCGCCCGCTTCGGCCGCGACGACCTCGAGGAGGTCTTCCTCCACCTGGCCTCCCAGCGCCAGGCCAGCGAGCACACCGGGGGGCTGCGGCCATGA
- a CDS encoding 4a-hydroxytetrahydrobiopterin dehydratase — translation MSEELASRHCVACKPGTPPIDEDRAVEHEAQLDPSWAREGTLRLRRELEFPNFRDAFGFVARLALLAEAEGHHPDIELGWGRVAVSLTTHAAGGLTDNDFILAAKLDRL, via the coding sequence GTGAGCGAAGAGCTGGCCAGCCGGCACTGCGTGGCCTGCAAGCCGGGCACACCCCCGATCGACGAGGACCGGGCGGTCGAGCACGAGGCCCAGCTCGACCCCTCGTGGGCCCGGGAGGGCACGCTCCGCCTCCGGCGCGAGCTGGAGTTCCCCAACTTCCGGGACGCCTTCGGCTTCGTCGCCCGCCTGGCCCTGCTGGCCGAGGCCGAGGGGCATCACCCCGACATCGAGCTCGGCTGGGGCCGGGTCGCGGTCAGCCTCACCACCCACGCCGCCGGCGGCCTCACCGACAACGACTTCATCCTGGCCGCCAAGCTCGACCGGCTCTGA
- a CDS encoding anti-sigma factor encodes MTVRHPRDELPGLLLGELPPGTAIDVDRHLAGCDPCRRDLAAVAVASSALRDASRLSVMPAPDLPSMRLPSASPDPTLGRRRGRWLLGAAAVLLALLLGVGGYTVGRDRDAGRGQTVALAATTGDATAEARMRGAGDDQIMTMTARGLPRPPAGAYYEVWLVDDAGKEFPVGVLAANGEGIWSLPAEVTARYRVIDVTLEPADGDPSRSAESVLRGTYA; translated from the coding sequence GTGACCGTGCGCCACCCCCGGGACGAGCTTCCCGGCCTGCTCCTCGGCGAGCTGCCGCCGGGTACGGCGATCGACGTCGACCGGCACCTGGCCGGCTGCGACCCGTGCCGCCGCGACCTGGCCGCGGTGGCCGTCGCCTCCTCGGCCCTGCGCGACGCCTCCCGCCTGTCCGTCATGCCGGCGCCCGACCTGCCCTCCATGCGGCTGCCCTCCGCCAGCCCGGACCCGACCCTGGGCCGGCGCCGGGGACGCTGGCTGCTGGGGGCGGCCGCCGTCCTGCTCGCCCTCCTGCTCGGCGTCGGCGGCTACACCGTCGGCCGCGACCGCGACGCCGGCCGCGGCCAGACGGTCGCCCTGGCCGCCACCACCGGGGACGCCACCGCCGAGGCCCGCATGCGGGGCGCCGGCGACGACCAGATCATGACCATGACCGCCCGCGGCCTGCCGCGGCCCCCGGCCGGCGCCTACTACGAGGTCTGGCTGGTGGACGACGCCGGCAAGGAGTTCCCGGTCGGGGTGCTCGCCGCCAACGGCGAAGGCATCTGGAGCCTGCCCGCGGAGGTCACCGCCCGCTACCGGGTGATCGACGTCACTCTGGAGCCGGCCGACGGCGACCCGTCCCGCTCCGCCGAGTCGGTCCTGCGCGGCACCTACGCCTGA
- a CDS encoding sigma-70 family RNA polymerase sigma factor yields MEQGASSNLGARLAAGEEGAINDVYSALGPMVLGYLRRFVHRDEAEDVLQRVFYEVWRNRDRYDPTRSLEAWVLGIARKRAIDQLRRRHANVVPIEELRDIAGDDGRELAERYARANQVRGALEHLPREQREALTLAYFGDLTQTEIAERLGVPLGTVKARTFRGLRRLADILGTVG; encoded by the coding sequence GTGGAGCAGGGCGCCAGCTCCAACCTGGGGGCTCGTCTCGCCGCCGGCGAGGAGGGGGCGATCAACGATGTCTACTCCGCCCTCGGCCCCATGGTGCTCGGCTACCTGCGCCGCTTCGTGCACCGCGACGAGGCCGAGGATGTGCTGCAACGTGTGTTCTACGAGGTCTGGCGGAACCGGGATCGCTACGATCCAACCCGCAGCCTCGAGGCGTGGGTCCTCGGCATCGCCCGCAAGCGGGCCATCGACCAGCTCCGCCGCAGGCATGCCAACGTGGTGCCGATCGAGGAGCTGCGCGACATCGCCGGGGACGACGGGCGGGAGCTGGCCGAACGCTACGCCCGCGCCAACCAGGTGCGGGGCGCGCTGGAGCACCTGCCGCGGGAGCAGCGCGAGGCCCTCACCCTCGCCTACTTCGGCGACCTCACCCAGACCGAGATCGCCGAGCGGCTCGGGGTGCCGCTGGGGACGGTCAAGGCGCGGACCTTCCGGGGCCTGCGCCGCCTGGCCGACATTCTCGGCACGGTGGGCTGA
- a CDS encoding DICT sensory domain-containing protein, with translation MDWHRLGDGDSEAGRRAGVLDLLRRAQRELGGEPLTGTRFLYRARDMLAATREIEAAVRGADTTLFVGFQRAGKLDGEARTYQDLTAAGVRVVAFGTGEPERLPGVEWVRLPEDQAALQNQWLLVTERPEPIVFVGFETSEPDRFGLLEVTDPARSFTGFVSGDRRLVRAIAEYLEGISRP, from the coding sequence GTGGACTGGCACCGTCTGGGGGACGGCGACAGCGAGGCGGGCAGGCGGGCGGGCGTACTCGACCTGCTCCGCCGGGCCCAGCGCGAGCTGGGCGGGGAGCCGCTCACCGGCACCCGGTTCCTGTACCGGGCCCGCGACATGCTGGCCGCGACCCGCGAGATCGAGGCCGCCGTCCGCGGCGCCGACACCACCCTGTTCGTGGGGTTCCAGCGGGCCGGGAAGCTCGACGGCGAGGCCCGCACCTACCAGGACCTGACGGCGGCGGGGGTCCGGGTGGTCGCCTTCGGCACCGGCGAGCCGGAGCGCCTGCCCGGGGTGGAGTGGGTCCGCCTGCCCGAGGACCAGGCGGCCCTCCAGAACCAGTGGCTGCTGGTCACGGAGCGGCCGGAGCCGATCGTGTTCGTCGGCTTCGAGACGTCCGAGCCCGACCGCTTCGGCCTGCTCGAGGTCACCGACCCCGCGCGCAGCTTCACCGGGTTCGTGAGCGGGGATCGTCGATTGGTCCGGGCCATCGCGGAGTACCTGGAAGGGATCAGCCGGCCCTGA